One part of the Triplophysa dalaica isolate WHDGS20190420 chromosome 25, ASM1584641v1, whole genome shotgun sequence genome encodes these proteins:
- the hsd17b8 gene encoding estradiol 17-beta-dehydrogenase 8, translated as MAAPSRLISRLTLVTGGGSGIGRAVCQRFATEGASVVVADLNEESANQTLELLSRDRKGQEHMALGVDVSSKDSVETLVSSIQRRYFQPPSVCVNTAGITQDEFLLKMEEEDFDKVIGVNLKGTFLVTQAVSKALVSAGAQKGSIITLGSIVGKVGNIGQINYSASKAGVEGLTRTAAKELSKFGIRCNCILPGFITTPMTDKVPEKVISKITSIIPVGRMGEPAEVADACAFLASDDSRYITGISIEVAGGLFIG; from the exons ATGGCGGCGCCCTCTCGTCTCATATCTAGATTGACATTAGTGACCG GAGGTGGAAGTGGCATCGGTAGGGCAGTGTGTCAGAGATTTGCCACTGAAGGTGCTTCTGTAGTTGTGGCCGACCTCAATGAGGAATCTGCCAATCAGACGCTGGAACTCCTGTCACGTGACCGTAAAGGACAGGAGCACATGGCCTTGGGGGTGGACGTGTCATCAAAAGACAGTGTGGAGACCTTAGTGTCAAGTATTCAG CGACGTTATTTCCAGCCACCCTCGGTGTGCGTGAACACTGCTGGTATCACTCAAGATGAGTTTCTGCTCAAGATGGAAGAAGAGGATTTTGACAAAGTCATTGGTGTTAATTTGAAG GGAACTTTTCTTGTGACTCAGGCAGTTTCTAAAGCTCTGGTTTCTGCAGGCGCTCAGAAGGGATCCATCATCACTCTGGGCAGTATAGTTGGAAAG GTTGGGAATATTGGACAGATAAACTATTCAGCTTCTAAGGCAGGGGTTGAAGGTCTCACAAGGACAGCGGCCAAAGAGCTGAGCAA ATTTGGTATTCGCTGCAACTGCATCCTCCCAGGGTTCATCACTACACCTATGACAGATAAAGTACCAGAAAAAGTGATTAGTAAG ATCACATCCATTATTCCAGTGGGTAGGATGGGAGAGCCTGCag AAGTAGCTGATGCTTGTGCATTTTTGGCCTCTGATGACAGTCGCTATATAACAGGAATCAGCATTGAAGTTGCTG GTGGACTTTTCATCGGCTGA